From candidate division KSB1 bacterium, one genomic window encodes:
- a CDS encoding alpha/beta hydrolase fold domain-containing protein, producing SGETDIKNPLISPVYGDFSGFPPTYLVAGTRDLFLSNTVRAHRKLKIAGVVADLNVYEGLSHGEYGLFGSSENVEAYSELGDFLDSHLK from the coding sequence TTCTGGGGAGACGGATATTAAAAACCCCCTCATTTCTCCAGTCTATGGAGATTTTTCGGGATTTCCTCCAACTTACTTAGTAGCTGGTACTCGCGATTTATTTCTGAGCAATACCGTACGGGCACACCGCAAACTGAAAATCGCAGGAGTGGTAGCTGACCTAAATGTATACGAAGGACTATCACATGGTGAATATGGGTTATTTGGTTCATCTGAAAACGTAGAAGCCTATTCTGAGCTGGGTGATTTTCTGGATAGTCACTTGAAATAG
- a CDS encoding DUF481 domain-containing protein: protein MKAHRWIDEKKSGRPSHPILRWVYALWMVLFLFGPARAEKTDVVVLRNGDHITGEIKELKFGKLKYKTDDAGTIFIEWDKIAFIRSKDTFELETAIGAKYFGSVDSDTINAAVLVLSEADTVRLRFLDVVRITPIKSSFWTRLDGSSASLGFNYGKASKVGQLNFNGDIRYRTRKVSSNLALNSILTFQEDKKTSKRNSASTGIIRFFPGWWVAGGSLTLEQNSELGIDFRLLAGGGGGRFLIQTNSRHLRVLAGFQFNQEWVTDAAESQANLESFGNVNFLTYRFDTPKLDFSIDFTIYPNLTPVGRVRAEFEIDFKWELVKDLFWNLEFYDSFDSEPPSVDASKNDFGVVVSFGWTY from the coding sequence GTGAAAGCACATCGTTGGATCGACGAAAAAAAATCGGGCCGCCCAAGCCATCCGATACTACGTTGGGTATACGCTCTTTGGATGGTTCTTTTTCTCTTTGGACCTGCCCGGGCTGAGAAAACGGATGTCGTAGTTCTAAGGAACGGCGATCACATAACCGGCGAGATCAAAGAACTCAAATTCGGCAAACTAAAATACAAGACAGATGATGCCGGTACGATCTTTATTGAGTGGGACAAAATAGCTTTTATTAGGTCGAAGGATACTTTTGAGTTGGAAACGGCAATCGGTGCGAAATACTTCGGGTCAGTCGATTCGGATACCATTAATGCCGCAGTTCTCGTGCTATCCGAGGCCGACACAGTCCGCCTTCGATTCCTGGATGTTGTCCGCATCACTCCGATAAAAAGCAGCTTCTGGACCAGGCTGGATGGCTCCTCGGCAAGCCTGGGATTCAATTACGGTAAGGCGAGTAAGGTCGGACAACTAAATTTCAATGGGGATATCAGGTATCGCACCAGAAAAGTGTCATCTAATCTGGCCCTTAATTCCATTCTTACTTTTCAAGAGGACAAGAAGACTTCGAAGCGTAACAGCGCCTCCACAGGAATCATTCGCTTTTTTCCCGGATGGTGGGTTGCAGGAGGCAGCTTAACGCTTGAGCAAAACAGTGAATTGGGAATCGATTTTCGGCTTTTAGCCGGTGGGGGTGGCGGACGGTTTTTGATTCAGACCAATTCCCGTCACCTGCGCGTTCTCGCTGGTTTTCAGTTTAACCAGGAATGGGTCACCGATGCCGCTGAAAGTCAGGCCAATTTGGAATCGTTCGGTAACGTCAATTTTTTGACCTATAGATTTGACACACCAAAGCTCGATTTTTCAATCGACTTTACGATTTACCCTAACTTGACTCCGGTCGGCCGGGTCCGGGCTGAATTCGAAATTGATTTTAAGTGGGAGCTGGTTAAAGATCTTTTTTGGAATCTGGAATTTTATGATAGTTTCGACAGTGAGCCGCCAAGTGTGGATGCGTCCAAAAATGATTTTGGCGTTGTTGTATCCTTTGGCTGGACATACTAA
- a CDS encoding universal stress protein → MTSFIYDVPFVNSVFHPSDFSAESKNAFAHALVIALLRSTRFTILHAGGSAKDWQYFPAVRHTLEKWGLLEEGSQQRQVLEELSVRVKKVRVRKENPVSATLTYLKEHPTDLIVLATEGRDGLQRWLKPSAAERIALKTATKTLFIPNEARGLSPRGFVSLETGEISLNRILVPISFQPSPLPAIEYAARAAQLAGTKTEIRLLHVGKASETPMVDFPEIPAVNWIIDNRAGDVVQEILAEAEKMVDLIIMSTAGHDGFLDALRGSVTQQVLRAAPCPLLAVPTT, encoded by the coding sequence ATGACATCATTCATTTATGACGTGCCATTTGTTAATTCAGTATTTCACCCGAGTGACTTTTCCGCGGAAAGCAAGAATGCATTTGCCCATGCATTGGTCATTGCTCTTTTGCGAAGTACTCGATTCACGATCCTGCACGCCGGCGGGTCCGCTAAAGACTGGCAGTATTTTCCTGCTGTTCGACATACCCTGGAAAAATGGGGGCTGCTAGAAGAGGGGAGCCAACAACGGCAAGTTCTCGAAGAACTCTCTGTGCGGGTTAAGAAAGTCCGGGTCCGGAAAGAGAATCCCGTTTCAGCGACGTTAACCTATTTGAAAGAACACCCAACCGACTTAATTGTACTGGCGACGGAAGGAAGAGATGGATTGCAGCGGTGGCTCAAGCCTTCGGCGGCTGAACGGATTGCTTTGAAAACGGCGACAAAAACCTTGTTCATTCCAAATGAAGCCAGGGGGTTGTCTCCCAGGGGGTTTGTCTCCCTGGAGACAGGGGAGATCAGTCTGAATCGCATTTTAGTACCTATTTCATTTCAGCCAAGCCCATTGCCTGCCATCGAGTATGCGGCACGGGCAGCTCAGCTCGCCGGCACGAAGACCGAGATTAGACTGCTCCACGTGGGAAAAGCTTCGGAAACGCCGATGGTGGATTTTCCGGAAATCCCGGCTGTCAACTGGATAATTGACAATCGTGCCGGCGATGTGGTGCAGGAAATACTGGCCGAAGCAGAGAAGATGGTGGATCTCATTATCATGTCGACTGCAGGCCATGACGGCTTTCTCGATGCGCTTCGCGGCAGCGTAACGCAGCAGGTTCTCCGTGCTGCCCCGTGCCCGCTTCTGGCCGTCCCGACAACCTGA
- a CDS encoding STAS/SEC14 domain-containing protein: MPVQITEETNAVIKAIVTGKISKEDLESSLPEVEKSIAKHGKIYVLIELQDFEGSDLKAVWEQMKFDTKHFDDIERIAVVGEKKWHEWSEKFSSPFSVAKTAYFQPGESEKAFLWLKGDRK; encoded by the coding sequence ATGCCTGTTCAAATAACGGAAGAAACGAACGCTGTCATCAAGGCAATTGTCACCGGAAAAATATCAAAAGAGGATTTGGAATCGAGTTTGCCGGAAGTCGAAAAGAGCATTGCTAAACATGGAAAGATCTATGTGCTGATTGAGTTGCAGGATTTTGAAGGCTCGGATTTGAAAGCAGTGTGGGAGCAGATGAAATTTGATACGAAGCACTTTGATGATATCGAACGAATCGCAGTAGTTGGAGAAAAAAAGTGGCACGAGTGGTCTGAGAAGTTTTCGAGCCCTTTTTCCGTTGCCAAGACGGCCTACTTTCAGCCGGGAGAGTCAGAAAAGGCGTTCTTGTGGCTGAAGGGCGACCGGAAATAA
- a CDS encoding PorT family protein translates to MKLFLIPALLVLLIIVNMVPAQAQSRIGLMAGPSLGIMTGSFVDDSGFEAGFSGGLLLDLQLGEKWAFVTGIQFIQKGALKVKVPSAGGGTHGFQSAYLQVPILGRVAFALSGGPWHLAPFSGFAIGINVGCKSKDGDRFEFEDECDETTPGGNMKTLEYSIPVGLHFWREFPGGSRFMLEARYEFGLNNVFDQAADAGQSARNNVMRFMFGFALPLNEVSQ, encoded by the coding sequence ATGAAACTTTTTCTAATCCCAGCACTTTTGGTGCTTTTGATTATAGTTAATATGGTTCCTGCTCAAGCGCAGTCACGTATCGGTTTGATGGCAGGTCCCTCGTTAGGCATAATGACAGGGAGTTTCGTCGACGACTCTGGTTTCGAGGCGGGTTTTTCCGGGGGGCTGCTCCTTGACCTCCAATTGGGGGAGAAATGGGCTTTTGTAACCGGAATTCAATTCATTCAAAAGGGTGCCCTGAAGGTTAAAGTCCCTTCAGCAGGCGGCGGTACTCACGGCTTCCAGAGTGCGTATTTGCAGGTGCCGATACTTGGCAGGGTCGCTTTTGCTCTTTCCGGCGGACCCTGGCACCTGGCTCCGTTTAGTGGTTTTGCAATCGGAATCAACGTTGGTTGCAAGAGTAAGGATGGAGACCGGTTTGAGTTTGAAGATGAATGTGATGAAACCACGCCCGGTGGTAATATGAAAACCCTGGAATATAGCATCCCCGTCGGCCTCCACTTTTGGCGGGAGTTTCCCGGAGGCTCCCGGTTTATGCTTGAAGCACGATACGAATTTGGCTTAAATAACGTTTTCGACCAGGCTGCTGATGCTGGCCAGTCCGCCCGAAACAATGTTATGAGGTTCATGTTTGGTTTTGCTCTTCCCTTAAACGAGGTCAGTCAATGA
- a CDS encoding DUF3943 domain-containing protein: MIRIPLILSLCLTSVLGAQVVEESFREALGYTEPAHQEDAQFCCQKKNFGLATVELLAVSVLPWYVNRHLADDTTADLSWKSWKKNIREGFEWDPNSFKTNMFDHPFHGSVYFNSARSNGYSFWGSVPFAFAGSFIWEFFGENNRGAINDWAMTSIGGITLGETLHRTAKMIRDNRATGAARTFRELGAFFLDPVGGFSRLVRGEMSKVGPNPSDRFPGSLYTTAMVGFRAIADGRLKNAEPATFYADLHVLYGNPMEDYKRPFDTFILSTQINGEEKQTLGLLQMHGVLYGKSLKRSKSVDHLVTFDMMFDYADNRTYEIGGQSFAATLRSLWKFSERTQLRTIVQPSFYPLAAVISEYVDFVDRDYDFGSGFGFRTGGTLFHQGNELLSLNYRGIYTHTMNGAIGNQIVHFLWLRARYPLWRSLGIGVDYVLYMRDSYFRDFPNIHRRNPELRVGASFVWR; encoded by the coding sequence TTGATTCGCATACCACTCATTTTGAGTTTGTGTCTGACTTCGGTTTTGGGGGCGCAAGTGGTTGAAGAATCTTTTCGAGAGGCGCTTGGCTATACGGAGCCAGCCCACCAGGAGGACGCTCAGTTTTGTTGTCAGAAAAAGAATTTCGGACTTGCCACTGTTGAGCTTTTGGCGGTTTCGGTTTTGCCCTGGTATGTTAATCGCCATCTTGCAGATGATACCACAGCGGATTTGTCCTGGAAATCGTGGAAGAAAAATATTCGCGAAGGTTTTGAATGGGACCCGAATAGTTTCAAGACGAATATGTTTGACCATCCGTTCCACGGCAGCGTGTACTTTAATTCCGCCCGTTCAAATGGTTACAGTTTTTGGGGTTCGGTTCCATTTGCCTTTGCTGGTAGTTTCATTTGGGAGTTCTTTGGAGAGAACAACAGAGGCGCCATCAACGATTGGGCGATGACCAGCATTGGCGGAATCACTCTCGGCGAAACCCTGCATCGAACTGCGAAAATGATCCGGGATAACCGGGCCACGGGTGCTGCCCGAACATTTCGCGAGCTTGGAGCTTTCTTTCTTGATCCCGTTGGCGGATTCAGCCGTCTCGTCCGCGGTGAAATGTCTAAGGTTGGGCCTAATCCGTCTGATAGGTTCCCGGGTTCTTTGTATACAACAGCGATGGTCGGGTTTCGCGCCATCGCGGATGGACGTTTGAAGAATGCAGAACCAGCGACTTTCTATGCTGACTTGCATGTTTTGTATGGCAATCCCATGGAAGATTACAAACGCCCATTTGACACATTCATATTGTCGACTCAAATAAACGGTGAAGAGAAACAAACACTCGGTCTGTTGCAAATGCATGGCGTGCTCTATGGTAAGTCTCTAAAGCGGTCTAAATCTGTTGATCACCTGGTAACATTTGATATGATGTTCGACTACGCCGATAACCGTACTTATGAAATCGGCGGTCAGAGTTTTGCAGCAACCCTTCGCAGTTTATGGAAATTTTCAGAGCGAACTCAGTTACGAACCATTGTGCAACCAAGCTTTTACCCCTTGGCTGCGGTGATTTCGGAATACGTGGACTTTGTTGACAGGGATTATGACTTTGGCAGCGGATTTGGATTCCGGACCGGAGGTACGCTGTTCCACCAGGGCAACGAACTCTTGTCATTGAATTATCGGGGAATTTACACTCACACCATGAATGGTGCAATTGGCAATCAGATTGTGCACTTCCTGTGGCTCAGGGCACGATATCCGCTTTGGAGAAGTCTTGGCATCGGAGTCGATTATGTTTTATATATGCGCGACAGCTATTTTCGCGATTTCCCTAATATTCATCGCCGCAATCCGGAACTGAGAGTGGGTGCCTCGTTTGTGTGGCGATGA
- a CDS encoding NAD(P)/FAD-dependent oxidoreductase: protein MLKDNDKTADYSGIPSVGFTIPPLASVGLQERTANELGLEKYSGFKTLVEEGSNRILGAHVLGPHAEEVINIFALAIRNEIPAGDVRRMIYAYPTSSSDVSYMV from the coding sequence ATGTTAAAGGATAATGACAAAACAGCAGATTACTCTGGGATACCTTCAGTTGGGTTTACGATTCCGCCTCTGGCATCTGTGGGGTTGCAAGAAAGAACTGCAAACGAATTGGGTTTGGAAAAATACTCAGGCTTCAAGACTCTGGTAGAAGAGGGTAGCAATCGTATTCTCGGAGCACACGTGTTAGGTCCACACGCTGAAGAAGTGATTAATATTTTCGCGTTGGCAATTCGTAATGAAATACCTGCCGGGGATGTTCGAAGAATGATCTACGCCTATCCGACCAGCTCATCGGATGTCAGTTACATGGTGTAA